Below is a genomic region from Nocardioides panacis.
CGAGCTCCTCGCCCAGCTCCCGGGCCACACGGCGTCGCAGCAGCAGTTCTAGGTCAGCTGCCGCTCTCCACCTCGGCCAGCCGGCCGAGGCTCTGCTCCAGGTCGGACTTGCTGACCAGGGGGGAACTTGATCTTCGCCAGCAGGTCGGGATCGGTCACCTTGCTCCAGTCGTAGGTGAGCGACACCTGCGTGCTGCCCGACCCGTCGGGCTGGAGCTCCCAGAGCCACTCCCAGCCGGGCGGCTCGGCGCCCGCCGGTGCGGTCTTCCAGCCGATCATCTTGTCGTGGTCGAAGGCGCTGACGAAGTTGTCGGTCTGGTACTCGCCGCCCATGTGGTCACCGGTCATGTTCATGGTGAACTTCTGGCCGACCCGCTCCAGCCGGTCGCCGTGGTGCAGTCCGCGCATGAAGCCCGAACCGTCGAGATCGGTGTGCCGGTGCGGGTTCGACAGCACGTCGAAGATCTCCTTCGCCGAGGCCGGGATCTCCCGCTGGACAGTGATCGAGTTGTCGTTGCTCATGTCCTACCGCTACCCGCTCGGGCGCACGCCACACCCGTCCGGCCCGGGACGGGAGAAGGCCGGCCCCTGGGGGAACCGGCCTTCTCGTCCTCGGTGGAGCTGAGGGGATTCGAACCCCTGACCCCCCTCCATGCCATGGAGGTGCGCTACCAGCTGCGCCACAGCCCCGCCGCCCCGAAACTGCCAGGGCAACTCGGGAATCTTAGCCAACGCGGGTGGCGGATGCGAAATCGGGTCGCGACCCGGCGCGTGCCGCGGGCGTCACAGGTCGGTGAGGCCGCCGCCGGCCGGTCCCGCGGCCTGCTGGTTGTAGGCCTCCAGCCGCAGCCGGGCACCCGGTGAGGCCTCCGCGACCGTCACCCAGCCGCAGTTGTCGACGCCGCGCAGGGTGGCGGCGAGGTCGGCCGGCCACCCGAGCAGCCCGAGCAGGCCGACCTTGAGGCAGGCGCCGTGGGTGACCACGATCCCGGTCTCCCCCGGGTCGAGCGCCGCCAGGCACTCGCTCAGGGCGGGCACCATCCGGGCCACGACCTCGGTGTCCCCCCTCGGCGCCCTCGACCGGGTGCAGCCGGTCGCCACGCACCCAGGAGTCGTGCGCGACCGGGAAGGTCTCGGCGAACTCGGCCATCGTCATGCCCTGGCGGGCGCCGACGTCGAACTCGCGCAGCCGCTGGTCGGTCTTCGCGTCCAGCCCGGTCGCCTGCTCGACGTACCCGCAGGTCTGCCGGGCGCGGGCCAGGTCGGAGGTCCACAGCGCGGCCGGCCCCAGCCCCGCGAGGTACGTCGCGGCCGCGGCCGCTTGGGCGTGGCCGAGGTCGTCGAGCTCGATGTCGGCGTGTCCCTGGGCGCGACCCGACTCGTTCCAGGCGGTCCGGCCGTGCCGGAGGAGGACCAGGCGTCGACCCTGCGTCACTGGCCCCGGCCGGAGGTGACGGTGTCCGGCAGCGCGATCAGCGGGCAGTCGCGCCAGAGCCGCTCGAGGGCGTAGAACGACCGCTCCTCCTCGTGCTGGACGTGCACGACGATGTCGGCGTAGTCGATGAGCACCCAGCGGCCGTCGCGCTCGCCCTCCCGGCGGACCGGCTTGGCGCCGATCTCGCGGAGCGCGTCCTCGATCGCGTCGACGATCGACTTGACCTGCCGGTCGTTGGCGGCCGAGGCCAGCAGGAAGGCGTCGGTGATGACGAGCTGCTCGGAGACGTCGAAGGCCATGATGTTCTCGGCCTGCTTGTCCGAGGCTGCCTGGGCCGCGGTGCGGACCCACTCGAGGGCACGGTCTGTTGCGGTCATGATGCGGGTGGTCCTAGCTTCGAGGTGGGTGGAGCAGAGGTGTAGAGGGCGTACTTGGTGATGTACTGCACGACCCCGTCCGGCACGAGGTACCAGACCGGTTCGCCCTTCATGGTGCGCGCCCGGCAGTCCGTCGACGAGATCGCCAGGGCCGGGATCTCCAGGATGGTGACCTTGTCGGCCGGCATCCCGCTCAGCGTGGAGCGGTCCAGCGTGAACCCCGGCCGGGTGCAGCCGACGAAGTGCGCGAGGTCGAACAGCTCGTCCGCGTCGCGCCAGGTGAAGATGTCGCCGAGGGCGTCGGCCCCGGTGATGAAGTACAGGTCGGCGTCCGGGAGCTCCTTGCGCAGGTCCCGCAGCGTGTCGATCGTGTACGTCGGACCCTGCCGGTCGATGTCCACGCGGGACACCCAGAAGCGCGGGTTCGACGCGGTGGCGATCACCGTCATCAGGTAGCGGTCCTCGGCCGGCGACACCTGCCGGGACTGCTTCTGCCAGGGCTGCCCGGTGGGCACGAAGACGACCTCGTCGAGGTCGAAGAACGACTGCACCTCGCTGGCCGCGACCAGGTGGCCGTGGTGGATGGGGTCGAAGGTGCCGCCCATCACGCCCACGCGCCGGCGGGGACGCTCCCCCGTGGTGTCGGCGTCAGTCACGCGTCATCGTCGTCAGCAACGTCAGGAGTGGTCGCGGCCGCCGCCGAAGGCGAGCAGCCCGCCCAGCAGGGCCAGGAGGAGCACGAACACGCCGACGCCGACGAGCCAGGGGTTGATGCCTGCCCCGGCTTCGGTGGCGGCGAGGGCGACGAGGGGCGTGAGCGACATGGACCGAACTCTACCGTGCCGCCGGGGCGCGGCTAGCGCGGTGGGACCGGCAGCCCGATCCGGCCGAGCCGGACCAGCGAGACGCTCTTCATCACCAGCAGCGCGGTCGCGATGACCGCCCCGAGCCAGACCCAGCCGGTGACCAGCAGCAGCACCGCGAACAGCGAGGAGTTCACCGCCTTGCCGGGCTTGGACCAGTTCCACAGCCACAGCGGACGGTCGATCACGTAGAAGTAGTTCGGGCTGCGCACCGGCCAGGCCAGGAAGGCCAGCGACAGGAAGCAGTCGACGACCATGAACTCCGCGAGGTAGATGAACACGGGTACGGCGAACTCCGGCTGCAGCCACACCAGGCCGATGTAGAACGCCGCGGCGCAGAACCGGTCGGACAGGATGTCGAGCACCGCGCCGATCCGGGTCTCGCAGCCCCGGATCCGGGCGACGAACCCGTCCAGGCTGTCCCCCGCCCAGTAGACGACCAGCGCCACCACCAGCAGGGTGAGGCTGCCCTGCTGGGCCGCCAGCCCGGAGAGCACGACGGAGATCGCGGTTCGGACGAAGGTGATGACCGTGGCGGAGGTGCCCACCCGCTCCTGGCCGGGGTCGGTCCAGACATCCAGGGTGGACGGGTCGACGTCCGCAGCCACTGCCATGCCGGGAGCCTAGTCTCCGGGGCCCGGTGCATCGCGCAGGAGGGCGGTGGACAGGGGGCTGGGGAACCGGACGGTGAACCGGGTGTCCCCCAGCAGGGCGGCCAGGTCGGCTGCCCGGGCCAAGACCTCGGCGCGCCGCTCGGCGCCGACGTCGACCAGCAGCCGGGTCCGGACCTCGCCGTCCGGGGCCTGCACCCAGCCGCCGACGACCTGCCCGTCGACCCACACCGTCGGGCCGGCGTTGCCCATCCGGTCGAACGTCTCGGCGCAGGCGTCGGGGAGGTACCAGCCGCGCTCCTTCCAGCCCATCGTGGTCGGGTCGAGCCCCGGCAGCAGCGCCACCCACGGCTCGACCGGCCCGACCGGCTCCTCGTCCCCGGCCGCGACGAACGCCGGCCCGCCGTCGACGAGCACCTCCACCGCCCCCGCGTCGGCGAGGGCGGCCTTCGTGGTCGCCACCGTCCAGCCGGTCCACCACTGCAGGTCGGCGGCGGTGGCCGGGCCGAACGCCCGCAGCCAGCGCGACGCCAGCCCCTCGGCGGCCTCCCGCTCGGTCAGGTCGGCCAGTCCCCCGTCGAGCCAGGAGTCCATCGCGGCGTAGGTGTAGGCCCCGTTGATCCAGGTCCCGGTCGGCCGGGTGCGGACGATCTGGCCCTCGAACCCGAGGTTCA
It encodes:
- a CDS encoding winged helix DNA-binding domain-containing protein → MPRRIGTDERRARLARRHLLLPSRRTDDVAAIADAVVALHSTDPVTVHLSAMQRMVHPSVEAVERALYVDRAVVRHHAMRRTLWVARPDVVRLMHAAATRRLVGPEHRRTAKLLAQNGVEDPDAWLADARRQVLDALHQHGPLTARSLGTKVPALTRKIVMAPGKRWSASVSAHTRVLLNLGFEGQIVRTRPTGTWINGAYTYAAMDSWLDGGLADLTEREAAEGLASRWLRAFGPATAADLQWWTGWTVATTKAALADAGAVEVLVDGGPAFVAAGDEEPVGPVEPWVALLPGLDPTTMGWKERGWYLPDACAETFDRMGNAGPTVWVDGQVVGGWVQAPDGEVRTRLLVDVGAERRAEVLARAADLAALLGDTRFTVRFPSPLSTALLRDAPGPGD
- a CDS encoding histidine phosphatase family protein, whose protein sequence is MARMVPALSECLAALDPGETGIVVTHGACLKVGLLGLLGWPADLAATLRGVDNCGWVTVAEASPGARLRLEAYNQQAAGPAGGGLTDL
- the nadD gene encoding nicotinate-nucleotide adenylyltransferase — encoded protein: MTDADTTGERPRRRVGVMGGTFDPIHHGHLVAASEVQSFFDLDEVVFVPTGQPWQKQSRQVSPAEDRYLMTVIATASNPRFWVSRVDIDRQGPTYTIDTLRDLRKELPDADLYFITGADALGDIFTWRDADELFDLAHFVGCTRPGFTLDRSTLSGMPADKVTILEIPALAISSTDCRARTMKGEPVWYLVPDGVVQYITKYALYTSAPPTSKLGPPAS
- the rsfS gene encoding ribosome silencing factor: MTATDRALEWVRTAAQAASDKQAENIMAFDVSEQLVITDAFLLASAANDRQVKSIVDAIEDALREIGAKPVRREGERDGRWVLIDYADIVVHVQHEEERSFYALERLWRDCPLIALPDTVTSGRGQ
- a CDS encoding CDP-alcohol phosphatidyltransferase family protein, translating into MAVAADVDPSTLDVWTDPGQERVGTSATVITFVRTAISVVLSGLAAQQGSLTLLVVALVVYWAGDSLDGFVARIRGCETRIGAVLDILSDRFCAAAFYIGLVWLQPEFAVPVFIYLAEFMVVDCFLSLAFLAWPVRSPNYFYVIDRPLWLWNWSKPGKAVNSSLFAVLLLVTGWVWLGAVIATALLVMKSVSLVRLGRIGLPVPPR